From Rutidosis leptorrhynchoides isolate AG116_Rl617_1_P2 chromosome 3, CSIRO_AGI_Rlap_v1, whole genome shotgun sequence, a single genomic window includes:
- the LOC139895909 gene encoding ABC transporter G family member 6-like, giving the protein MSARIRVADVPESSAPASPTLGELLKHVSGSKHDQDDTTSHQVLEMNYMNKDESSVPSLPFVLSFTNLTYSVKTRGKFDIPAIFGSRNKPVAVPATAVDHVGNENLLSSNKILLNDISGHARDGQILAVLGASGSGKSTLIDALANRIAKGRLKGQITLNGEPLESDLLKVISAYVMQDDLLFPMLTVEETLMFSAEFRLPRSLSKAKKKQRVQALIDQLGLRSAANTVIGDEGHRGVSGGERRRVSIGIDIIHDPIILFLDEPTSGLDSTSAYMVVKVLQRIAQTGSIVIMSVHQPSFRLLGLLDRLLFLSRGQTVYSGSPSMLLSFFADFGHPIPDKENRTEFALDLIRELEGSPGGTKSLVEFNKSWQLLKRSRSIPNGNETPTRGLSLKEAISASVSRGKLVSGETDVSPTTLVPRFANPMWLEMMVISRRSFKNSWRMPEVFGIRLGAVIVTGFILATIFWKLDDSPKGVQERIGFFAFAMSTTFYTCADALPIFVQERFIFMRETAYNAYRRSSYVLSQSLVAIPAIVCVSLAFAIITFWAVGLDGGSSGFFFYFGIILASYWAGSSFVTFLSAVVPHVLIGFVVVVAMLAYFLLFSGFFINRDRIPDYWIWFHYISLVKYPYEAVLHNEFQDPNKCFARGTQIFDNSPLALSDDSIKLKLLENMSETLGYNITSTTCLTTGADFLKQQGVTDLSKWDCLWITMAWGFFFRVLFYFCLLLGSKNKRT; this is encoded by the coding sequence ATGTCAGCTCGTATACGAGTTGCCGACGTGCCAGAATCGTCTGCTCCGGCGTCACCAACTCTCGGTGAGTTATTAAAACACGTTAGTGGTTCCAAGCATGATCAGGATGATACGACGTCGCATCAAGTTCTAGAAATGAATTATATGAACAAGGACGAGTCATCTGTTCCGTCTTTGCCGTTTGTGCTATCGTTTACAAATTTAACGTATAGCGTTAAGACTCGAGGTAAGTTTGATATCCCGGCTATATTTGGTAGCCGGAATAAACCCGTTGCCGTACCGGCAACTGCGGTGGATCATGTTGGCAATGAGAATTTGTTATCTAgtaataaaattttattaaatgATATTTCTGGTCACGCAAGGGACGGCCAGATACTGGCCGTCCTTGGTGCGAGTGGATCCGGAAAGTCTACTTTAATAGACGCTTTAGCGAATCGAATCGCTAAAGGAAGACTAAAAGGACAAATTACTTTAAACGGAGAACCGTTAGAATCGGACCTTTTAAAGGTGATTTCGGCTTACGTGATGCAAGACGATCTGTTGTTTCCAATGTTAACGGTTGAAGAAACGTTAATGTTTTCAGCCGAGTTTCGTCTGCCACGTTCACTATCGAAAGCTAAAAAGAAGCAGCGAGTTCAAGCCCTAATCGACCAGTTAGGGCTTCGAAGCGCCGCTAATACAGTTATTGGGGACGAAGGACATCGAGGAGTGTCAGGTGGAGAACGACGTCGTGTTTCAATAGGAATTGATATCATTCACGACCCGATTATATTGTTTCTAGACGAACCGACTTCAGGGCTTGATTCCACGAGTGCGTATATGGTTGTCAAGGTGTTGCAACGTATCGCGCAAACCGGAAGTATTGTGATCATGTCCGTACACCAGCCTAGTTTTCGGCTTCTTGGATTACTAGACCGTTTATTGTTTCTGTCTCGAGGACAGACTGTTTACAGCGGCTCACCTTCGATGCTTCTTTCGTTTTTTGCTGATTTCGGCCATCCGATTCCTGATAAGGAGAATCGGACTGAATTCGCGTTAGATTTGATCCGAGAACTAGAAGGTTCCCCTGGAGGAACAAAGAGCCTGGTTGAATTCAACAAATCATGGCAGTTATTAAAACGGTCGAGAAGTATACCGAACGGTAACGAAACACCTACACGAGGTTTATCGTTGAAAGAAGCGATTAGCGCGAGTGTATCTCGGGGAAAGCTAGTTTCGGGCGAGACCGATGTTAGCCCGACTACTTTAGTTCCTAGGTTTGCTAATCCTATGTGGCTCGAAATGATGGTTATTTCGAGGCGATCGTTTAAAAACTCGTGGAGGATGCCCGAAGTATTTGGGATTCGGTTAGGTGCAGTTATTGTTACTGGTTTCATCTTAGCAACCATCTTTTGGAAGCTCGATGATTCGCCTAAAGGCGTTCAGGAACGAATCGGATTCTTCGCATTCGCGATGTCAACAACGTTCTACACGTGTGCAGATGCGTTGCCTATTTTCGTCCAAGAACGTTTTATTTTCATGAGAGAAACCGCTTACAATGCTTATAGACGTTCGTCGTATGTTTTATCTCAATCGCTTGTAGCGATTCCTGCAATCGTTTGTGTCTCGTTAGCGTTCGCTATCATCACTTTTTGGGCAGTTGGACTCGATGGGGGCTCGTCTGGTTTCTTTTTCTATTTCGGGATAATTCTAGCTTCGTATTGGGCTGGAAGCTCGTTTGTGACGTTTTTATCGGCTGTTGTCCCTCATGTTTTGATTGGATTCGTTGTCGTTGTAGCAATGCTTGCTTACTTCCTTCTATTTAGCGGTTTCTTCATCAATCGTGATCGAATTCCTGACTACTGGATCTGGTTTCACTACATTTCGCTAGTGAAATATCCCTACGAAGCGGTTTTACACAACGAGTTTCAAGATCCTAATAAATGTTTCGCTCGGGGGACTCAAATATTCGATAACAGCCCTCTTGCTCTTTCTGATGACTCGATTAAATTGAAGTTGTTAGAAAACATGAGTGAAACATTAGGGTATAACATCACGAGTACAACATGTTTGACCACCGGtgctgactttttgaaacaacaaggTGTCACTGATTTGAGTAAATGGGACTGCTTATGGATCACAATGGCTTGGGGTTTCTTCTTCAGGGTCTTGTTTTACTTTTGCTTGTTACTAGGAAGTAAAAATAAAAGGACCTAA